The DNA region TTCCATCCCCACGAGAATATTTATCTGTTTtattcattcattcattcgtTCATCACTTGGCTCTGTCCTCCACGCTTTGTTGCGGAAAGCACCACGCATCCAGGCAGTAGCGGGAAACACGACAACGAACGCAAGCAAacagggggggaggagggttcCCAATCTGAAGCCAagttgccgccgtcacgtGAGGAGGTGCAGTAGTAGTCGTGTCAACGTCACTCACCCCCTGTCTtcggctgatgatgatggtctTCGTGTTTTCAGCTACTACCAGGGCCCGCCAGCCGCACCTCCCTGTGCCCCGATCGTTCGTTTTCAGATCTGTTGCTGGTCTTGGCACCGCTCTTGCCCAATTCACTGTCTTGTGCCCTGTCCGCATAGCTCGCCAGCGACACCTCCAGAAATCAGAAAGGGAACAAGCCATCgagtactttgtacgtatAATATACAATCGCGACGGTAAAAAAGGGCGATGGAGTGACCGGGCTGCGCAGGGAAGCAGGACATGGCCGCATAACTGACTACAACTATCCACGACCATTGCCGCGTCTTCGCGCCAtggacggcggcaacaacagcaacaacaacagccaACAAGACTCACCCCTGAGCATCACATCCAACATCGTCGGGCTGCTGACCTTCCTCGTGGCCATTGCGGCAGCCGCCTACGCACGCGTCGCGTACCTGCgcaacagcgacgacgagtactTCCGCGTCAAGGCCTCGCTGTCGTGGTACAAGACTGAATCGCGCTGGCTCTCGGACCTGCTCACCGCGCTGTACGTCGAGCACAACCActtgctgcgccgccagcaccagcatgAGAAGCACGACCAaggcgccgtgccgccgcgcagcaccGAATTCGAGATGTACTCCTTCGTCATGGACGACTTGCTCAACCTGGAGCAGCGGCTACTCGACCTGGTGACCGAAGTGGAGGAAAAGGTGTCGCGGGGCGACCAGGGCAGCTTCACGCTCGTgcgcggtgggcggcgggccggccgtccgtccgtggccatggcgtggCTGCCGGTGCGGACGAAAgcgctcgagctcgtgcggcagcgcgaggccctgACGGCGCGGGTGCAGTTCCTGCAGATGAGcttgatgtcgtcgcggcTGAGGGACCTGGAGGCCAGGACCAAGTGGGCTGAGGCAAAGTTCGACGCGGGCCTGATAGAAGGCAatgcgcagcgcggcgggtgggcgtAAATTGTCCATGTGCCGGTACCGGGCAGCCGTTGATATGGGGGCGAGCCGTACCTTAACCGTCATTTCGGCCTCGCACAGAGCCTGGCTGGGTACATAGCTTTGGCAGCACGCGCGGTTCGTATGAAGCCATTCAGCTCAGAGCACCGCAGTCGAGTCCGTGCCCGTTCGTCATTTGATGTCGTATCCGCCTTGCCACAGAAAGACGCCGGCAATGGCAAGGCTTAACACCgcggtgacgaggtcgagctccATAACGGCCCATAGCCAGAGGCAGCCCAGCGTAGGTGCCTGCTTCATGGTAGCGAGATAGCCGTAGGTGTTGGTGATGTAGATGAGGTAGCAACCAGAGAGTGCGCtcatgatgaagaagacggcctgGCCGAGCGGGCGCTGGTAGCGAAGGGGCAAGCCGGGGACGAGGACCGGGTTCGAGGCGTGCGGGTGGAGGAAGTAGAAGAGAAAGAGGAAgactggcagcggcggcctgcGTGTCAGCGACGGCCACATGATGGGTGACATAcatgtcgagggcgaggataCTTACCCAGCCAAGCTGTGCCGGCGCGGATGCAGACGTCGGGCCAGGAAATGTGGGTGCCGTACtggtgctggacgaggacgtcaaAGGTAAAGTGCAGCatggcgagcgagacggTCCAGAGCATCGACTCGAGGAagcgctcggcgccgggcgagagcgtggcggcctcgtcgtcgtcgtcggcatcgctatcgtcatcgtcatcgtcgtcagcggcgacgccctcgctgcgctgcttctcgcgggccagctgccgctcgcgccgcgcggcTTGCTCAAAGAGGTTGCGCTCGCTGGCAAAGTCGAGCAGCGTCTTTTCGGTGGGGGCGTTGCGGTCGGGCTGCCGCAGCTTGATGTtgccggcgggcgtgacgACCTTGCGCTGCCTAGCCATTGGCGCGCGTGGAGATGGGTACAGGTTTTATTGGGCGTTGACGGTGGGCGGAAGGGAAGAGGTGGGAATGGCGATTTGAGGGCGCGTCAAATGTGTGAGGGCGTTGGGGGGACGGTGGGAGATGGCCATGGATGATGAATGAGGCGGATGCAAAGCAGATGTGGGTGGTGGGGCTGGGGTAGCTAGGGGGAGCTCTATTGACGCCTGACAGCCTTATTAGTGGCCTAGGGATGCCAGGCCGTCTTCCACTCGGGCAGTGGCTGGGAGGGGGAGCTGGTTGTCCCTGGAGCTGAAGCTCGGGCACTTGACTGCCCGCCGAGTTCGAATGGAAAGGTCCCCTAAAAATTCAGGGCAATGACATCAGGCGG from Purpureocillium takamizusanense chromosome 3, complete sequence includes:
- the GPI12_1 gene encoding N-acetylglucosaminylphosphatidylinositol deacetylase (COG:M~EggNog:ENOG503NYTI~TransMembrane:1 (o23-43i)) — encoded protein: MDGGNNSNNNSQQDSPLSITSNIVGLLTFLVAIAAAAYARVAYLRNSDDEYFRVKASLSWYKTESRWLSDLLTALYVEHNHLLRRQHQHEKHDQGAVPPRSTEFEMYSFVMDDLLNLEQRLLDLVTEVEEKVSRGDQGSFTLVRGGRRAGRPSVAMAWLPVRTKALELVRQREALTARVQFLQMSLMSSRLRDLEARTKWAEAKFDAGLIEGNAQRGGWA
- a CDS encoding uncharacterized protein (EggNog:ENOG503P3YF~TransMembrane:4 (o90-109i121-140o160-186i198-223o)), whose product is MARQRKVVTPAGNIKLRQPDRNAPTEKTLLDFASERNLFEQAARRERQLAREKQRSEGVAADDDDDDDSDADDDDEAATLSPGAERFLESMLWTVSLAMLHFTFDVLVQHQYGTHISWPDVCIRAGTAWLVFLFLFYFLHPHASNPVLVPGLPLRYQRPLGQAVFFIMSALSGCYLIYITNTYGYLATMKQAPTLGCLWLWAVMELDLVTAVLSLAIAGVFLWQGGYDIK